In Streptomyces sp. NBC_00448, the following are encoded in one genomic region:
- the dtd gene encoding D-aminoacyl-tRNA deacylase, translating into MRAVAQRVSEAKVVVDGETVGAIQGPGLCVLVGVTHDDTKEKAAALARKLWSLRILPEERSCSDVDGPLLVVSQFTLYGDARKGRRPTWNAAAPGAVAEPLVDEVVAQLRGLGATVATGVFGADMKLSLTNDGPFTVVLDL; encoded by the coding sequence ATGCGAGCGGTGGCCCAACGGGTGAGCGAAGCGAAGGTCGTCGTCGACGGGGAGACCGTCGGCGCCATCCAGGGACCGGGACTGTGCGTCCTGGTCGGTGTGACGCACGACGACACGAAGGAGAAGGCGGCGGCACTCGCCCGCAAGCTGTGGAGCCTGCGGATTCTGCCCGAGGAGCGGTCCTGCTCCGACGTCGACGGGCCGCTGCTCGTGGTGAGCCAGTTCACGCTTTACGGTGACGCCCGGAAGGGGCGCCGGCCCACGTGGAACGCGGCCGCGCCCGGCGCCGTCGCCGAGCCCCTCGTCGACGAGGTGGTCGCGCAACTGCGCGGGCTCGGCGCGACCGTCGCCACCGGGGTCTTCGGCGCCGACATGAAGCTCTCCCTCACCAACGACGGGCCCTTCACGGTCGTTCTCGACCTCTGA
- a CDS encoding RsiG family protein: MLKADATGPLRPPAPRGPLADPPAPDLGGMDLAALRTLRREAQREEADLSYLRRMLHGRIDILRAELARRGGPEAPAADAVEGAAGGGGSTGGRSAGGRAVAGGAAGAGGPVVDRLSEILADGPSRVRSSARHVTLGTPLTERVRLLAEEMLSEVELSDLDARTDPELHAAMARLAGHEQQVSRRRHTLQQTVDGCSAEITRRYRAGEAHVEDLLAEG; this comes from the coding sequence ATGCTGAAGGCCGACGCTACCGGCCCACTGCGACCGCCCGCACCGCGCGGTCCGCTCGCCGATCCGCCCGCGCCCGACCTGGGCGGGATGGACCTGGCGGCGCTGCGCACCCTGCGCCGTGAGGCGCAGCGGGAGGAGGCGGACCTGTCGTACCTGCGGCGGATGCTGCACGGGCGGATCGACATCCTGCGTGCCGAACTGGCCCGGCGCGGCGGCCCGGAGGCGCCTGCCGCGGATGCGGTGGAGGGCGCCGCGGGCGGTGGCGGCTCAACCGGGGGCAGGTCGGCCGGGGGCAGAGCGGTTGCCGGCGGGGCGGCCGGCGCGGGCGGGCCCGTGGTGGACCGGCTCTCGGAGATCCTGGCCGACGGGCCGTCGCGGGTGCGCTCCTCCGCACGGCACGTCACGCTCGGCACGCCGTTGACCGAGCGGGTGCGGCTGCTCGCCGAGGAGATGCTCTCCGAGGTGGAACTGTCCGACCTCGACGCCCGTACCGACCCCGAACTGCACGCGGCGATGGCCCGGTTGGCCGGTCACGAGCAGCAGGTCTCGCGCCGCCGCCACACGCTCCAGCAGACCGTGGACGGCTGCTCGGCGGAGATCACCCGGCGCTATCGGGCGGGCGAGGCGCATGTGGAGGACCTGCTGGCGGAGGGCTGA
- a CDS encoding GNAT family N-acetyltransferase, whose protein sequence is MTAEIRTLEESDVADWVRAQYAGFHLGPSVDAEMVATRRSLIDLSRSRGAFDRGRCVATFRSMPRELTVPGGAAVPASAVTNVSVTATHRRRGLAGRMMAADIADARERGDVVSILIAAEYPIYGRFGFGPATWVTNWEVDVARAALDHRYAGPDDGGRVDMATLAELGEVGPALHDRVRATTPGAIDRPPLWWRRTTGEVRLPEWKERYCALYRGPDGEVDGFVLWDVQDHHWPGKLPRAELTVSDLIAATPAAEQALWRFLLSMDWITRITSGYRAPDDIMPLLLGDPRAARPEAYADFMWLRVLDTPAALTARRYEGAATGLVLQVHDEVRDGDRTVAGPAAGRFLLETDDKGAASCTPSTAPADLSLSAADLGCLYLGDESAVRLAVLGRITEHRAQAARAADILFRTPRRPWCPDVF, encoded by the coding sequence ATGACTGCTGAGATCCGCACCCTCGAAGAGTCCGATGTCGCCGACTGGGTGCGGGCGCAGTACGCGGGCTTCCACCTCGGGCCGTCGGTCGACGCGGAGATGGTGGCGACCCGCCGCTCGCTGATCGACCTGAGCCGGTCCCGGGGGGCGTTCGACCGGGGCCGCTGCGTGGCGACCTTCCGCAGCATGCCCCGGGAGCTGACGGTGCCGGGCGGCGCGGCGGTGCCCGCGTCGGCGGTCACCAACGTCTCGGTGACCGCCACCCACCGCCGGCGCGGGCTGGCCGGGCGGATGATGGCCGCGGACATCGCCGACGCCAGGGAGCGCGGGGACGTGGTGTCGATCCTGATCGCCGCCGAGTACCCGATCTACGGCCGGTTCGGCTTCGGCCCGGCGACCTGGGTGACGAACTGGGAGGTCGATGTGGCGCGGGCCGCGCTCGACCACCGCTACGCCGGGCCGGACGACGGCGGCCGGGTGGACATGGCCACCTTGGCGGAGTTGGGCGAAGTCGGTCCCGCGCTGCACGACCGGGTCAGGGCGACGACCCCGGGCGCGATCGACCGGCCGCCGCTGTGGTGGCGGCGGACCACCGGCGAGGTGCGGCTGCCGGAGTGGAAGGAGCGGTACTGCGCGCTCTACCGCGGCCCGGACGGCGAGGTCGACGGGTTCGTCCTCTGGGACGTGCAGGACCATCACTGGCCGGGGAAGCTGCCGCGGGCGGAGCTCACGGTCTCGGACCTGATCGCGGCCACCCCGGCCGCCGAGCAGGCGCTGTGGCGGTTCCTGCTCTCGATGGACTGGATCACCCGGATCACGTCCGGGTACCGCGCGCCCGACGACATCATGCCGCTGCTGCTGGGCGACCCGCGCGCGGCCCGCCCCGAGGCGTACGCCGACTTCATGTGGCTGCGGGTGCTGGACACCCCGGCCGCGCTCACCGCCCGCCGCTACGAGGGCGCCGCCACCGGCCTGGTGCTCCAGGTCCACGACGAGGTGCGCGACGGCGACCGGACCGTGGCGGGCCCCGCCGCCGGCCGCTTCCTGCTGGAGACCGACGACAAGGGGGCCGCCTCCTGCACCCCCTCGACGGCGCCGGCCGACCTGTCGCTGTCGGCCGCCGACCTCGGCTGCCTGTACCTCGGCGACGAGTCCGCGGTCCGGCTGGCCGTGCTCGGCCGGATCACCGAGCACCGCGCGCAGGCGGCCCGAGCCGCGGACATCCTCTTCCGTACCCCGCGCCGCCCTTGGTGCCCGGACGTCTTCTGA
- a CDS encoding GNAT family N-acetyltransferase: MYEISADPARLDVPRIHQWLSVDSYWAKGRSLDKQQAAMSGSLNFGAYHETTGEQHGYARVVTDLATFAWLCDVFVDPAARGNGLGTALVAAVRDHLAPYDVRRVMLATADAHGVYAKLGFEPLADPSKWMSLGRQ, encoded by the coding sequence ATGTATGAGATCTCCGCCGATCCGGCCCGCCTCGACGTCCCCCGCATCCACCAGTGGCTGTCCGTCGACTCGTATTGGGCGAAGGGACGTTCCCTCGACAAGCAGCAGGCCGCGATGTCCGGCTCCCTCAACTTCGGGGCGTACCACGAGACCACCGGAGAGCAGCACGGATACGCCCGCGTCGTCACCGACCTCGCCACGTTCGCCTGGCTCTGCGACGTGTTCGTCGACCCGGCCGCCCGCGGCAACGGCCTCGGCACCGCCCTGGTCGCCGCCGTCCGCGACCACCTCGCGCCGTACGACGTGCGCCGCGTCATGCTGGCGACCGCCGACGCGCACGGCGTCTACGCGAAGCTCGGCTTCGAACCGCTCGCCGACCCGTCGAAGTGGATGTCCCTCGGCCGCCAGTAG
- a CDS encoding dihydrodipicolinate synthase family protein, whose protein sequence is MIHVPLITPFGPDGRVDLAALERLGHDLLEAGAGGLVALGTTAEAAALEPDERAAVTAAVGRICRAHGARFTVGVGGAGSTRRAAREVAALAGLPEVPDAALVTVPSFTRPGEAGVLAHFREVAAASPVPVLIYHVPYRTGQPLSAAALVALAAIPGVAGVKYAAGEITAETVALLASAPEGFEVLAGDDVFAPALLALGAQGAILASAHLATREWAALAAADPGAGDASGGRGLSALAAAVFSEPNPAVVKAVLHARGRIPTPDVRLPLLPASPSAVAAALTALAAVEGAPRGAGVAAAAGPGRLAP, encoded by the coding sequence ATGATCCACGTACCGCTGATCACGCCGTTCGGGCCGGACGGCCGGGTCGACCTCGCCGCGCTGGAGCGCCTCGGGCACGACCTGCTGGAGGCGGGGGCCGGCGGTCTGGTCGCCCTCGGCACCACTGCGGAGGCCGCCGCGCTCGAACCGGACGAGCGGGCCGCGGTCACCGCCGCCGTCGGCCGGATCTGCCGTGCGCACGGCGCCCGCTTCACCGTGGGGGTGGGCGGTGCCGGCTCCACCCGGCGTGCCGCCCGCGAGGTGGCCGCCCTCGCCGGGCTTCCCGAGGTGCCCGACGCCGCGCTCGTCACCGTCCCCTCCTTCACCCGGCCGGGCGAGGCCGGGGTGCTCGCCCACTTCCGCGAGGTCGCCGCCGCGAGCCCGGTGCCGGTGCTGATCTACCACGTCCCCTACCGCACCGGGCAGCCGCTCTCCGCCGCCGCCCTCGTCGCCCTCGCGGCGATCCCCGGGGTGGCGGGTGTGAAGTACGCGGCGGGCGAGATCACCGCGGAGACCGTCGCCCTTCTCGCGTCGGCGCCCGAGGGCTTCGAGGTGCTGGCCGGCGACGACGTCTTCGCGCCCGCGCTGCTGGCGCTCGGCGCCCAGGGCGCCATCCTGGCCTCGGCGCACCTGGCGACCCGGGAGTGGGCGGCGCTCGCCGCGGCGGACCCCGGCGCCGGTGACGCATCCGGCGGGCGCGGGCTGTCGGCGCTGGCCGCCGCCGTCTTCAGCGAGCCGAACCCGGCCGTGGTGAAGGCCGTCCTGCACGCGCGGGGCCGCATCCCGACGCCGGACGTACGGCTGCCGCTGCTCCCGGCGAGCCCGTCGGCGGTGGCCGCGGCGCTCACGGCCCTCGCGGCGGTGGAGGGCGCCCCGCGGGGAGCCGGAGTCGCGGCCGCCGCCGGCCCCGGCCGTCTCGCCCCGTGA
- a CDS encoding aspartate-semialdehyde dehydrogenase has translation MRIGIVGATGQVGGVVRKVLAERKFPVTQLRLFASARSAGRTLPWEGGPDGATVTVEDAATADYSGLDIVIFSAGGSTSRALAEKVAAQGAVVIDNSSAWRRDPDVPLVVSEVNPHAIATRPKGIIANPNCTTMAFMPVMRPLHEEAGLVALVVATYQAVSGSGLAGVAELHGQAVKVTEQADGLTFDGSAVEFPAPAVYQRPIAYNVVPLAGNLVDDGSFETDEEQKLRHESRKILEIPELKVSGTCVRVPVFSGHSLQINARFARPISVARAYELLAAAPGVEISEIPTPLQAAGADPSYVGRVRQDETVENGLALFVSNDNLRKGAALNAVQLAELVAAELGAVTV, from the coding sequence ATGAGGATCGGAATCGTCGGAGCGACCGGACAGGTCGGCGGGGTCGTCCGCAAGGTGCTGGCCGAGCGGAAGTTCCCCGTCACGCAGCTCCGCCTCTTCGCCTCGGCCCGTTCGGCGGGCCGCACCCTTCCGTGGGAGGGCGGCCCGGACGGCGCCACCGTCACCGTCGAGGACGCGGCGACCGCCGACTACTCCGGTCTGGACATCGTCATCTTCTCCGCGGGCGGCAGCACCTCCCGCGCGCTGGCGGAGAAGGTCGCCGCACAGGGCGCCGTCGTGATCGACAACTCCTCCGCGTGGCGACGCGACCCGGACGTCCCGCTGGTGGTCTCCGAGGTCAATCCGCACGCGATCGCGACCCGCCCGAAGGGCATCATCGCCAACCCGAACTGCACCACGATGGCCTTCATGCCGGTGATGCGCCCGCTGCACGAGGAGGCCGGGCTGGTCGCGCTGGTCGTCGCCACCTACCAGGCCGTCTCCGGCTCGGGCCTGGCCGGCGTGGCCGAACTGCACGGCCAGGCGGTGAAGGTCACCGAGCAGGCCGACGGCCTCACCTTCGACGGGTCGGCCGTCGAGTTCCCCGCCCCGGCGGTCTACCAGCGGCCCATCGCCTACAACGTGGTGCCGCTCGCCGGGAACCTGGTGGACGACGGCAGCTTCGAGACCGACGAGGAGCAGAAGCTGCGCCACGAGTCCCGCAAGATCCTGGAGATCCCCGAGCTGAAGGTGTCCGGCACCTGCGTACGGGTCCCGGTCTTCTCCGGCCACTCGCTGCAGATCAACGCCCGCTTCGCCCGCCCGATCAGCGTTGCGCGGGCGTACGAACTGCTCGCCGCCGCGCCCGGGGTGGAGATCTCGGAGATCCCCACCCCGTTGCAGGCCGCGGGCGCCGACCCCTCCTACGTGGGCCGCGTCCGGCAGGACGAGACGGTCGAGAACGGCCTCGCGCTGTTCGTCTCGAACGACAACCTGCGCAAGGGCGCCGCGCTCAACGCGGTGCAGCTCGCGGAGCTGGTGGCCGCGGAGCTCGGAGCGGTCACGGTCTGA
- a CDS encoding M14 family zinc carboxypeptidase, with translation MTSAMADAYPSVAGVVATAAAFAGFHPGLCELRAVGRSRAGRPLHVLTVGHGRRNVLVVAGPHSDERVGAATALRLAERVAHDPLLHAGADATWHLLLCLDPDGAVRHEAGPPIRRTPAAHFRHAYRPPPDEQPEWAPSIRPPDDQLPESQALLDLIDELRPILQCSLHGNDLGGCWVQLTRDVPGLAEPLGKLAAEHDVPVQTGTYDALRWTVSGPGVYVLPEPGARARSDRLPADVDRSTWTRPHRHGGMTALFEVPMWSARTVADPAPHPEAAGELARLGRQLRTHARRVEVLIAEVRAVLPATAPDRAHLLRVATELAAACPQVAAEWERMPPDAVPLTAAHLAALDIAARRIPLRAAGTLLRLLDGRPAPATAEVKAVCERQLARWADELTLGHDPVWVPVDEQVRVQSEAVLAAFRLAVAHG, from the coding sequence GTGACTTCGGCGATGGCCGACGCCTATCCGAGTGTCGCGGGGGTGGTGGCGACGGCGGCGGCGTTCGCCGGTTTCCATCCCGGCCTGTGCGAGTTGCGGGCGGTCGGCCGATCGCGGGCGGGGCGCCCGCTGCACGTACTGACCGTGGGGCACGGACGGCGGAACGTCCTGGTGGTGGCAGGGCCGCACTCCGATGAGCGGGTGGGGGCGGCGACCGCGCTGCGGCTGGCCGAACGCGTCGCGCACGACCCGCTGCTGCACGCGGGCGCGGACGCGACCTGGCACCTGCTGCTGTGCCTGGACCCCGACGGCGCGGTGCGCCACGAAGCCGGGCCGCCGATACGCCGCACCCCCGCCGCGCACTTCCGGCACGCGTACCGCCCGCCGCCCGACGAGCAACCGGAGTGGGCCCCGTCGATCCGGCCGCCGGACGACCAACTCCCGGAGTCCCAGGCGCTGCTGGACCTGATCGACGAGCTGCGGCCGATCCTCCAGTGCTCGCTGCACGGCAACGACCTCGGCGGCTGCTGGGTGCAGTTGACCCGCGACGTACCCGGACTCGCCGAGCCGCTGGGCAAGTTGGCGGCCGAGCACGACGTGCCGGTGCAGACCGGCACCTATGACGCGCTGCGGTGGACGGTGTCGGGGCCCGGTGTCTACGTGCTGCCCGAGCCGGGCGCGCGGGCCAGGTCGGACCGGCTGCCGGCGGACGTCGACCGTTCGACCTGGACCCGGCCGCACCGCCACGGCGGGATGACCGCGCTGTTCGAGGTGCCGATGTGGTCGGCCCGTACGGTCGCCGACCCGGCGCCGCATCCGGAGGCGGCCGGCGAACTGGCCCGGCTGGGAAGGCAGTTGCGGACCCACGCGCGCCGGGTCGAGGTGCTGATCGCGGAGGTGCGGGCGGTGCTGCCGGCCACGGCCCCGGACCGCGCCCACCTGCTGCGGGTCGCGACGGAACTGGCCGCGGCCTGCCCGCAGGTCGCCGCGGAGTGGGAACGCATGCCCCCGGACGCGGTCCCGCTGACCGCCGCGCACCTCGCGGCTCTCGACATCGCGGCCCGCAGGATTCCCCTGCGGGCCGCCGGCACGCTGCTACGGCTCCTCGACGGCCGCCCGGCCCCGGCCACCGCCGAGGTCAAGGCCGTATGCGAGCGCCAACTCGCCCGCTGGGCGGATGAGTTGACCCTCGGCCACGACCCGGTCTGGGTGCCGGTCGACGAGCAGGTGCGGGTCCAGTCCGAGGCGGTGCTGGCGGCCTTCCGGCTGGCCGTGGCCCACGGGTGA
- a CDS encoding M14 family zinc carboxypeptidase yields the protein MRGPDAFPTVAGVAAAARMLTLRHPDLCRMRLAGESRSGRPLWLLSVGHPRDSGRHILVVAGANCDEQAGGGTVLWLAEQAVHDRRRLREAGLTWDFLLCLDPDGALLNETGPAGPRPPAVHFRHAYRPASSERPYTAASLAATAGRLPETLALSALVDELRPVLRCSLHGTDVGGAWVRLSAEVAGLAEPFGKIAAELDIPVQTGTYEALSSHGAGPGVFVRPAGPGRRYGPELRVEVPMWATRRVAYAEPHPDPAYALAVLAARLRNEGTTGEEAFEQALELLGDAADGPVLRAARQAVTGWAALAEDFDAIGRESPVPLTMAHVAAFDIAARQAPLRAAGTLLRLLDEARLDEDPDSAPARLRARLERRLDAGAGDLIATMDAVWVPISEQMELQARTVLAAAAGLG from the coding sequence ATGCGCGGGCCAGACGCGTTTCCGACGGTGGCGGGTGTCGCCGCGGCGGCCCGGATGCTCACGCTGCGCCACCCGGACCTGTGCCGGATGCGGTTGGCCGGCGAGTCCCGGTCCGGGCGGCCCCTGTGGCTGCTGTCCGTCGGGCACCCGCGGGACAGCGGCCGGCACATCCTCGTGGTGGCCGGCGCGAACTGCGACGAGCAGGCGGGCGGCGGCACCGTGCTGTGGCTGGCCGAGCAGGCCGTCCACGACCGGCGGCGGCTCAGGGAAGCCGGGCTGACCTGGGACTTCCTGCTCTGCCTCGACCCCGACGGCGCACTCCTCAACGAGACGGGTCCGGCCGGTCCCCGCCCGCCCGCGGTGCACTTCCGGCACGCCTACCGCCCCGCCTCCTCCGAACGCCCCTACACCGCCGCCTCGTTGGCCGCGACGGCCGGTCGGCTCCCCGAGACGCTGGCGCTGTCCGCCCTCGTCGACGAGCTGCGGCCGGTGCTCCGCTGCTCGCTGCACGGCACGGACGTGGGGGGCGCCTGGGTCCGGCTCTCCGCCGAAGTGGCCGGGCTGGCCGAGCCGTTCGGGAAGATCGCCGCCGAACTCGACATCCCCGTGCAGACCGGCACGTACGAAGCGCTGTCCTCGCACGGCGCCGGGCCCGGTGTCTTCGTACGGCCGGCGGGGCCGGGGCGGCGCTACGGGCCGGAACTGCGGGTCGAGGTGCCGATGTGGGCGACCCGGCGGGTGGCGTACGCCGAGCCGCACCCGGACCCGGCGTACGCGCTGGCCGTGCTGGCGGCGCGGCTGCGGAACGAGGGGACCACCGGGGAGGAGGCGTTCGAGCAGGCGCTGGAACTGCTCGGGGACGCCGCGGACGGGCCGGTGCTGCGGGCCGCACGGCAGGCGGTCACCGGGTGGGCGGCGCTCGCGGAGGACTTCGACGCGATCGGGCGGGAGTCGCCGGTGCCGCTGACCATGGCACACGTCGCCGCGTTCGACATCGCCGCGCGGCAGGCGCCGCTGCGGGCGGCGGGGACGCTGCTGCGGCTGCTCGACGAGGCGCGGCTGGACGAGGACCCGGACAGCGCGCCCGCCCGGCTGCGGGCCCGGCTGGAGCGGCGCCTCGACGCGGGTGCGGGGGACCTGATCGCGACGATGGACGCGGTGTGGGTGCCGATCTCCGAGCAGATGGAATTGCAGGCACGGACGGTGCTGGCCGCCGCCGCGGGGCTCGGGTGA
- a CDS encoding flavin reductase family protein has protein sequence MTTRNAQNHADGRTDGPAARHTRIEPGILYFGTPVVLLSTENEDGSANLAPMSSAFWLGWRAMLGLGARSQTTLNLLRTGECVLNLPDDSLAAAVDALALTTGRDPVPEGKQKRGYRFHKEKFARAGLTPVDSDTVRPPRAAQCPVAMEAVVEATHPLADDDPQQRGGIVVFEVRVQRVLVHDAIRMPGTRDRIDPDRWRPLLMSFQELYGLGDRLRESALASIPEDMYRGPDIARSHAAGVAAGRS, from the coding sequence ATGACCACGCGAAACGCCCAGAACCACGCCGACGGCCGGACCGACGGCCCCGCCGCCCGCCACACCCGGATCGAGCCCGGCATCCTCTACTTCGGCACCCCCGTGGTGCTGCTCTCCACCGAGAACGAGGACGGCAGCGCGAACCTCGCGCCGATGTCGTCCGCGTTCTGGCTCGGCTGGCGGGCGATGCTCGGGCTCGGCGCGAGGTCGCAGACCACGCTGAACCTGCTCAGGACCGGCGAATGCGTGCTGAACCTGCCGGACGACTCGCTCGCCGCGGCCGTGGACGCGCTCGCCCTGACCACCGGCCGCGACCCCGTGCCCGAGGGCAAGCAGAAGCGCGGATACCGCTTCCACAAGGAGAAGTTCGCCCGCGCCGGGCTCACCCCGGTCGACTCGGACACCGTACGGCCGCCGCGCGCCGCGCAGTGCCCGGTGGCCATGGAGGCGGTGGTCGAGGCCACCCATCCGCTCGCCGACGACGACCCCCAACAGCGCGGCGGCATCGTGGTGTTCGAGGTGCGGGTGCAGCGGGTGCTCGTGCACGACGCGATCCGGATGCCCGGCACGCGCGACCGGATCGACCCCGACCGCTGGCGGCCGCTGCTGATGAGCTTCCAGGAACTGTACGGACTCGGCGACCGGTTGCGGGAGTCCGCGCTGGCGAGCATCCCCGAGGACATGTACCGCGGTCCCGACATCGCCCGTTCGCACGCCGCCGGAGTGGCCGCTGGGCGCTCTTGA
- a CDS encoding GrpB family protein produces the protein MPFEDELKPVRVVPYQSTWRADFVELARVLGGALGAEAVAIDHVGSTSVPGLAAKDCVDVQVRVGDVDEARLEPLLAAIGFRCRPEPWNRTEVSGGRECRKLVFAPPPGARSCNVHLRRADGPNSRFALLFRDYLRADEAARAGWGAFKQRLAASVPDIFDYGQIKATATELLMAGAERWAADTGWTVGGAAENAAP, from the coding sequence ATGCCGTTCGAGGACGAGTTGAAGCCGGTGCGGGTCGTGCCGTACCAGAGCACCTGGCGGGCGGACTTCGTGGAGCTGGCGCGGGTGCTGGGTGGGGCGCTCGGCGCGGAGGCGGTCGCGATCGACCATGTGGGCTCGACGTCCGTGCCGGGCCTGGCGGCGAAGGACTGCGTGGACGTGCAGGTGCGGGTGGGCGACGTGGACGAGGCACGGCTGGAGCCGCTGCTCGCCGCGATCGGCTTCCGGTGCCGGCCCGAGCCGTGGAACCGGACGGAGGTGTCGGGCGGGCGGGAGTGCCGCAAGCTCGTCTTCGCGCCGCCGCCCGGGGCGCGCTCCTGCAACGTGCACCTGCGGCGGGCCGACGGCCCCAACTCCCGCTTCGCGCTGCTCTTCCGCGACTATCTGCGCGCGGACGAGGCCGCCCGCGCGGGCTGGGGCGCGTTCAAGCAGCGGCTGGCCGCGAGCGTGCCCGACATCTTCGACTACGGCCAGATCAAGGCGACGGCCACGGAGCTGCTGATGGCCGGTGCCGAACGGTGGGCGGCGGACACGGGCTGGACGGTCGGCGGGGCAGCGGAGAACGCCGCACCCTGA